The genome window GTCATCGAACGACAGGCAGCAATGGTTGCATGCGAACTTTTCGGAGAACTGCAGGTCTTCTTCTTTGCCGCCGGGCTTTTGCGCCAACCCCGTGACGAGGCCTTGGGTCAGCCGCAGCGCGGTCTCCACCGAATCGGTGAGCCGTTTGCGCAAGTCGGCCTTGACGACCAGCCGGTCGATGACGACGTCGATGGAATGCTTGCGCTTCTTGTCGAGCGCGATCTTGTCGCGCAGCTCATGCACGACGCCGTCGACGCGGACGCGCGCATAGCCGTCCTTGATCGCCTGCTCGAACAGTTTTTGATACTCGCCCTTACGCCCGCGCACCATGGGGGCCAATATCTGCAGGCGCGTGCCTTCCGGCAACTTGAGCATTTGGTCGACGATCTGCTCGGCGCTTTGGCGGGTGATCACGCGCCCGCAGTTGGGGCAGTGCGGAATGCCGATGCGCGCGTAGATCAAGCGCAGATAGTCATAGACCTCGGTGACCGTGCCCACCGTGGACCGGGGATTGTGGCTAGCCGACTTCTGATCGATCGAGATGGCCGGCGACAGCCCCTCGATGTAGTCGACGTCGGGTTTCTCCATCTGACCGAGGAACTGCCGCGCATACGACGAGAGCGATTCGACGTAACGCCGCTGGCCCTCGGCGTAGATCGTGTCGAATGCGAGCGAACTCTTGCCGGAGCCCGACAGCCCGGTGATGACGATCAGTTGGTTGCGCGGCAGCGTGAGATCGATGTTCTTGAGGTTGTGCTCGCGCGCGCCCTTGATCACGATCGTGTCGAGGCCACGACGAACCGGCACGGCGACGACCGGCGCCGCGTGCGGATCGGCCGGACTGCCGTTGGGACGCTTATTCATTGGGAGGCACTACTTCGCGCTCCGCTACGCGGCGTGCCTCTCATGTGGAGCGGGACCTTTGTGGAGCAGGACCTTTTAGGTCCTGCGTAGCCAGACTTTAGTCTGGCTCAGTCATTGAACGACCACGTATACTGCTTGTAGTTCTCCGTGTCGATCCTGCGGAAGCCTTTCCAGGTCCCGTTGGGACACTTCGTGTCCGAATCAAGAAAGTCGAACTTCGTGCTCATGTCCACGCAGAAATTGTACGTGCCGCCCCAATAGTGGCTCGGCCCGTTGCCGAACACATAATAGTAACGGTAGTCGAGGTCGTAGCTGACCGGGGTGGCGCATTGTCCCGGCTGAAGTACCCACCAGCCCTCGCTCTCCCACGCCGCATCGAGGCCGTCGTCATAATAGTAGGCGACCGCAGTGTCGATGCGTTCGCTGCTCTTGTTGCAGATCTGCAGGCTTGCCTGCGCGGGTCGCGGTGCGGCCAGGAAAAGTATTGCGGCGACGGCGCTGACCGTCGCGATGATGATCTTCCGATCCATGAAAAAATCTCCGGGCTGACGATATTGCCAGGGTCCCCCTCATATAGATGCCCTCGGCATGCCCTGGCTAGACGCCTCCATACCTTTGAGCGCAGCGGGAAGGTCGCCGATACGGGCGATGACGGCGTCCGGCGGGCGCGCGCCGGGCGGGACCGTTTCGCCGCGCATCTGGATCCAAATGGCGCGCATGCCGGCGGCGTGGGCGCCGGCGATGTCGCGGTTGTAGCGATCGCCCACCATGACGCTGTCTTGCGGAGTCGCTCCCGCCAGCGCCATCGCGTGCACGAAGATCGCTGGATCGGGCTTCACCAGCTGCATCTCGCCGGCGAGGATGACGTGATCGAAGAAACGTCCCAACTCCAGACGCGCGATCTTCTTTTCGTGCGTCTCGGCGAAGCCGTTGGTGATGATGGCAAGCTTGTAGCGCCCGTGCAGGGCGGCAAGCACCGGCACGGCCTCGGGAAGCAACTCGGCTCGCTCGAGCCTCAGTACATCGTAACGCTCGGCGATCTTGCCCGCGAGGCTCGCGTCTTCGATGCCGTGGCGCGCGAGAGCCGCACGCCACATCGAGGGCCGGATATCGCCGCTTCGCGGTCGCGCCGCGCCAGGTTCGAGACTTTCCCAGAAGTCGATTGCGGATTCGACGTACGCGACCGCGAGCGCTCTCGGGTCTGCTCGGATGCCGGGCGCAACTTCTCTTACCGCCGCTTCCGCGCACTGCTCGAGCGCCAGCGTGTCCTCGACCAGCGTGTCGTCGAGATCGAAGAAGATCGCGCGGACCTTCATTGATTGGCGAGCGCGCGCAGCGCTGCCGCGAACGCGTCGCTGAGCTGTCCCAAAGCCTCATCCCCGTATTTGGCGTCAAGCGTGTCGTCAAGCGTCGGCAGAACGTTGGAAACGTATCCGCCGACGCCGTAGAGAAGCGAATGCTGCCAATCCGATCCGCGCCGCAGCTTGACCGTATGGAATGCTGCTTCTGCGGCGCGCAAGCGCGCATACGCGCTCGCGGCGCTCGTCACGTCGCCGGTTGAGAGCGCGTCATCGGCCGCCTTGTCCAGGGCGGCCGCGCCTTGCGCGAAGGAATCGACAAGCGGCTGGAGCTGGACCGCCACCGCGGCCCGGCGCTCCTTGGCGTCGGGCATTGCCGCAAATGCTTTGACGCGGGTCGCCATCGCGTCGCTCAGGCCGGAAAGGCGCAAGTCCGGATACGGCGCGCCGGCGAGTCGCAGCACGGTCAGACTCGTGTAGCGTGCGGCGGCGACGGCGCGTTTCATTCCGGGATCGAAGATCTTGAGGCTGGCGATGTCATCGTATGCCGAGTGGTAGGTGCCGAACGCACCGAAGTATCCGGTTTGGCCCGCGGGCAGGTTTTCCATGAAGACAAACGGCTCGTGATCGCTGCCGCCGCCGATGTCGTCGACTTTCATCTTCGGGTCTTGGGCGCGCCAGTAGTCGGCGGTCAGCCGGCCATCCGGCGCGCTCGCAGCGAAACTCACGTCGTGGAGCATGCCGGCGAGATCGGGGGTGGCGCCCGCTCCAAAAGTCGGACCGAAGGCGACCTCGTCGGTGTTGATATACGCCACGCATCCGGCGCGCAGTTCGGCTTCGTGCTGTTGCACCCACGCCGCGCTGCCGAACAGACCGACTTCCTCTCCATCCCACGATCCGATGACGACCGTGCGGTAGGGCCGCCAACCGGTCTTCGCGAGCTTGCCGAATGCGTCGCCCAGCTGCAGCAGATCGACCGTGCCGCTGATCGGGTCGACCGCGCCATAAGTCCATGCGTCACGGTGACCGCCGGTGATCACCATCTCGTCCGGCTTCACGGCGCCTTTCAACTCCGCGATGACGTCCCAGATCGGACCGAAGTAACGATGCGATTGCAACACGAAGCGCGCGCGCAGCGCGCCGCCGCCGACATGCATGACGATCGGCAGCCCGCCGTGCCAATCGAACGGCACCGGTGGCCCTCCGTTGCGCGCCAGGAGAAGCATGGCGACGTCTGCGGTGATTGGGGAGATCGGAATCCTCGGATAGGGGAGCGATGAGAACGGCTTGTGCGGAGCGCCGGGAACGGGGACGCCGATGGCGGTCGGATCGCCGGTGCTGTCGATGCCGAGCGTCCGTCGCATTGCGGCGAAGCTGGGCCGCCATGGTCCGTTCGGGTAGACTTCGCCATGTAGGTAACCGTCCGCGCTGGGATCGTTGAAGATGAGCAGCGCTTTGGCGCCGTACTTCACCGCAGTGCGTCCTTTGCGCACGGCGCTGCCCTTGCCGTTGCGCACGACTACCAGCGCGCCGCGGACGGCGACGTGCGATGCGGTTAAACGTTTGTAGTCTTCTTCGAGCCCGTAGTTCGCGTAGACCACCGGGCCGGTGACGTCGCCGTCAAAACTGTAGCCGGCGAACGGCTTGCCGATCGCCGCGTGGTCCTTCGAATACAGATCGCCGGGCAGCGCCGCCTCATAGAGGTTTACCGCTTGATGCTGCGGTGCCACGATCTCCAAGCGCTGCACGGTTGGCACTGCGATCGCGACTTCATATTCCACGATGCGCGCATCCCAGCCCGCCGCCGCCAATCGGTCGCGCACGTACACCGCGGTGCGATAGTCCGCCGCTGAGCCCATGCGATGCACTTCGGAAGCGAGCGCGCGTTCGTAGACGTCGGCCGCCGTGACCGACGGCGAGTCGTTGACAATGCGTTCCCACTTCAATTCTTGGGCCAGCATCCCGGGCGTGAAGCCGCGTGGCTCACTCGCGACCGGATCGGCCGACGCCGTCGCCGCGACGAGCGTCAGGCAGAGAATGGCGACAAGCGCCTGCGCAGCACGCATTCTTGACGCTCCCTTTCCTAGCACGCGGTGATGAACGACATGGCGACGACTCTGCCGCCGTTGAACACGAAGCGGGCGTCCTGCACGCACGTGGGATGCGCGGGGCCGATGCGATGGCGATACTCCACGCCGCGCAGGGGCGACGTTTTCTTTGAGATCCAAGATTTCACGGGCCCGAAAGCTTTCGCGACCTCTTCAACTGTCGAGCCGATCCCAATGCCGAGGTCGGTCTTCAATCCGCCGTAGTCAGCGGCGGCGAGCCCTGCCGGCGGCGGCGAAGAGGCCTCTTCGAGCACCCTCTCGCCCCACGAGCAGCAGCCGCGCTGGAATGCTACGAGGTGGTTCGCAGCATCATACTTCACGTAGTAGCGTTGCGGCGCAAGGTCATCGATCGTCGCGCCGTCCAGTTTGAGGGCGCTGAATCCGTCTGTGACCTTTGTCGGCGAAACGCCACGGCCTCCGGTTTCGAAGGGCCATGTGAGCTGGTCGAGCGGCAAGCTCTTCACCCAGGTTATGTACTGATGGTTTGAGACGGACGGATCGGCCGCGAGCGCTCCGCCCGCGGAACAGAGGACAAACGCGAGAGTCACGGCGATCATCCGGGTGGACATCAGAAGAGCGCGGCTTCGCGCAGCTTTTCGCCGAACACGTTGGGCGCCTTGCGCGAGAGCGCCGGATCGCCGCCGTCAGGCAATTGCTTGCGCAGCTCCCACAGTTCGTCGCGCAGCGCAGCGGCCTTCTCGAATTCCAGCCGTTGGGCGGCGGCGCGCATCTCTTTCTCGAGCTTGACGCAAGTCGCGAGCAGCACGTCGCGCGGCACGTCTTTGAGCTTGCCGGCCCGGGTACGCTTGCGCTCGTCGTCGTTCGACAGTGCGGCGGCGAGGATGTCGCGCACGGCTTTGCGGATCGACTGGGGATCGATGTGATGCTCGGCGTTGTACGCCACCTGCCTGACACGTCGCCGTGCGGTTTCGTTGATCGCGCGCTCCATGGATTGCGTGACGTTGTCCGCGTACATGAGCACCGTGCCGCTGATGTTGCGCGCAGCGCGCCCGATGGTCTGGATCAGCGAGACCTCCGAACGGAGATAGCCTTCCTTGTCGGCGTCGAGGATCGCCACGAGCGAGACTTC of Candidatus Tumulicola sp. contains these proteins:
- a CDS encoding DUF1036 domain-containing protein, yielding MDRKIIIATVSAVAAILFLAAPRPAQASLQICNKSSERIDTAVAYYYDDGLDAAWESEGWWVLQPGQCATPVSYDLDYRYYYVFGNGPSHYWGGTYNFCVDMSTKFDFLDSDTKCPNGTWKGFRRIDTENYKQYTWSFND
- a CDS encoding HAD family hydrolase; the protein is MKVRAIFFDLDDTLVEDTLALEQCAEAAVREVAPGIRADPRALAVAYVESAIDFWESLEPGAARPRSGDIRPSMWRAALARHGIEDASLAGKIAERYDVLRLERAELLPEAVPVLAALHGRYKLAIITNGFAETHEKKIARLELGRFFDHVILAGEMQLVKPDPAIFVHAMALAGATPQDSVMVGDRYNRDIAGAHAAGMRAIWIQMRGETVPPGARPPDAVIARIGDLPAALKGMEASSQGMPRASI
- a CDS encoding M28 family peptidase — protein: MRAAQALVAILCLTLVAATASADPVASEPRGFTPGMLAQELKWERIVNDSPSVTAADVYERALASEVHRMGSAADYRTAVYVRDRLAAAGWDARIVEYEVAIAVPTVQRLEIVAPQHQAVNLYEAALPGDLYSKDHAAIGKPFAGYSFDGDVTGPVVYANYGLEEDYKRLTASHVAVRGALVVVRNGKGSAVRKGRTAVKYGAKALLIFNDPSADGYLHGEVYPNGPWRPSFAAMRRTLGIDSTGDPTAIGVPVPGAPHKPFSSLPYPRIPISPITADVAMLLLARNGGPPVPFDWHGGLPIVMHVGGGALRARFVLQSHRYFGPIWDVIAELKGAVKPDEMVITGGHRDAWTYGAVDPISGTVDLLQLGDAFGKLAKTGWRPYRTVVIGSWDGEEVGLFGSAAWVQQHEAELRAGCVAYINTDEVAFGPTFGAGATPDLAGMLHDVSFAASAPDGRLTADYWRAQDPKMKVDDIGGGSDHEPFVFMENLPAGQTGYFGAFGTYHSAYDDIASLKIFDPGMKRAVAAARYTSLTVLRLAGAPYPDLRLSGLSDAMATRVKAFAAMPDAKERRAAVAVQLQPLVDSFAQGAAALDKAADDALSTGDVTSAASAYARLRAAEAAFHTVKLRRGSDWQHSLLYGVGGYVSNVLPTLDDTLDAKYGDEALGQLSDAFAAALRALANQ